From one Xiphias gladius isolate SHS-SW01 ecotype Sanya breed wild chromosome 12, ASM1685928v1, whole genome shotgun sequence genomic stretch:
- the LOC120797021 gene encoding uncharacterized protein LOC120797021 isoform X2: MPPKLRPSDVQVYSRFASGFKQLHRKDPVKEDNADPLYLNTNVAQDGSQTGSFTKYQLISSTYPPAQLSLHPASGKGRTVESYVPIGHAASKDHYAASSERSFVGSPVSTTTRGSLHGYKPGRSTKSIYGIRGFKNPLGKDPSILSSSEMTNSRRYSFDKGRDYKLNIRNIKSKYRFGQRGGSTMTTTPAKLYRTSIDYLPFSSDSLDLIHTTTVSTPRLFTSGFNDVQPERDASTDSNPDHRQFRNYKRIYSLKGFGTQPLEGAKTLVREPDKSAALQQGFEIRSSQIWQPERSGIHRWYSETGEREPETSHIYTHRRNELSSEDFKPPIKTAGSTESVPHSRFMPDTHRKNRKIYTSPLGFQSIQNKIGNEHKKSHWKYAEQNPTIASPIHRVSSARLRSAGGLKVKSSPTSEPRTPNENKPAAMKASLLNSSTSSTVRGKRVKGKHINSKKLNESTSLTSDSGNLAIVRVHKRPAEFKAVTFADVLGSASFSSVRATTQAPVTAADKDYFPNSAAMTKQKEGGGQWTLNADDGVHSRENTSGNPEANAADEVEDFSTVGEQELGFKSREFDSGMKTFDAFLDNEGNGSGIFNQSDVLPTDTTKTQGFSEDLLELDYLRISTGNISFKSVKLSHAEK, from the coding sequence ATGCCACCTAAGCTAAGGCCCTCTGATGTACAAGTTTACAGCAGATTCGCTTCAGGTTTTAAACAATTACACAGAAAAGATCCAGTCAAGGAAGACAATGCCGATCCACTGTATCTTAACACCAATGTGGCCCAGGATGGTAGTCAGACGGGCAGTTTTACCAAATATCAACTCATCTCTAGCACGTATCCTCCCGCTCAGCTCTCTTTGCATCCTGCTTCGGGAAAGGGCAGGACTGTAGAAAGTTATGTCCCTATTGGTCATGCAGCTTCAAAGGACCACTATGCCGCTAGCAGCGAGAGATCTTTTGTAGGAAGCCCAGTAAGTACAACTACAAGAGGGTCATTGCATGGTTACAAACCAGGACGATCCACTAAAAGCATCTATGGCATCAGAGGGTTTAAAAATCCTCTGGGGAAGGACCCATCTATTCTCTCCTCCAGTGAAATGACCAACTCCCGACGATACAGCTTTGACAAAGGAAGGGACTATAAGCTTAACATTAGAAATATAAAGTCAAAGTATAGGTttggacagagaggagggtcTACTATGACTACTACACCAGCAAAACTGTACAGGACATCCATAGattatttgccattttcttcTGACTCTTTAGATCTAATCCACACCACAACTGTTTCTACTCCAAGGCTGTTCACATCAGGTTTTAATGACGTTCAGCCTGAAAGGGATGCCAGTACGGACAGCAACCCAGATCACAGACAATTCAGAAACTACAAAAGAATATATAGCCTCAAAGGATTTGGCACTCAACCACTTGAGGGAGCCAAAACTTTAGTTAGAGAACCAGACAAGTCTGCTGCACTCCAGCAAGGTTTTGAAATCAGGAGCTCACAGATCTGGCAGCCCGAACGCAGCGGGATTCACAGATGGTACAGTGAAACAGGTGAAAGAGAGCCAGAAACCAgccatatatacacacacaggcggAATGAGCTAAGCAGTGAAGACTTTAAACCACCTATAAAGACTGCTGGAAGCACTGAATCAGTCCCGCACAGCAGATTTatgcctgacacacacagaaagaaccGCAAAATATATACTTCTCCTCTGGGATTTCAGTCGATTCAAAACAAAATTGGGAATGAACATAAGAAATCCCACTGGAAATACGCTGAGCAAAATCCAACTATAGCATCACCAATTCACAGAGTCTCTTCAGCTCGTCTCCGATCAGCAGGGGGCCTCAAAGTTAAATCCAGCCCAACATCTGAGCCAAGAACGCCCAACGAAAACAAACCTGCTGCGATGAAGGCGAGTCTGCTCAACAGTTCCACCAGCAGCACGGTGAGAGGGAAACGCgtgaaaggaaaacacattaACAGCAAAAAGCTCAATGAATCTACTTCACTGACCAGTGATAGTGGAAATTTAGCCATTGTCAGGGTGCACAAGCGCCCCGCCGAGTTCAAAGCTGTCACATTTGCTGATGTTCTTGGAAGTGCTTCATTCAGTAGTGTCAGAGCTACAACCCAGGCACCGGTCACAGCCGCTGATAAGGATTATTTTCCAAATAGCGCAGCTATGACCAAGCAGAAAGAAGGGGGGGGTCAATGGACCTTAAACGCAGATGATGGAGTGCATAGTAGGGAAAACACCAGCGGAAATCCTGAAGCAAATGCTGCAGATGAGGTGGAAGATTTCAGTACTGTTGGGGAACAGGAGCTGGGTTTTAAGAGCAGAGAATTTGACAGTGGAATGAAAACATTCGATGCTTTCTTGGATAACGAAGGAAACGGAAGTGGGATCTTTAATCAGTCTGATGTTTTGCCAACTGATACCACAAAGACTCAGGGATTTAGTGAAGATTTGTTAGAGCTAGATTACCTGCGAATATCAACCGGGAACATCTCCTTCAAATCAGTGAAACTGTCCCATGCTGAGAAATGA
- the LOC120797021 gene encoding uncharacterized protein LOC120797021 isoform X1, with translation MSGNITLYSSLPFVSLLVCSTIMLFIKCSDVVSASHTTTQAENGVKQNILRSLFTPNSQHRPLSTGLLSTETGLQPGTYGETEKSRDSREALTITDHQSSPLRFSKISYNQNSPDRRQPRTGITSVQRGHSTGGVRPASSIFTDHSQHRGQSFGRPQSGLNYQPLSQKVAQIGNSYNSQPLINRKSSQKEACSPFHRSSCFSQVWDPKEAQKSYNERNVLRNNSPKLADKTSWPLQTGEYRSTSLPREHYSGYKETNKLSAVRGQSTFSGIQSNKFLSFANQTASNAPSISNGLDASVIKRNPSPEKVTTSITDFSQGLNTVSSSETLKHTKVHSYLFKDSQTSFDTVNTVTGGGPEASSGLSSFTTMPPKLRPSDVQVYSRFASGFKQLHRKDPVKEDNADPLYLNTNVAQDGSQTGSFTKYQLISSTYPPAQLSLHPASGKGRTVESYVPIGHAASKDHYAASSERSFVGSPVSTTTRGSLHGYKPGRSTKSIYGIRGFKNPLGKDPSILSSSEMTNSRRYSFDKGRDYKLNIRNIKSKYRFGQRGGSTMTTTPAKLYRTSIDYLPFSSDSLDLIHTTTVSTPRLFTSGFNDVQPERDASTDSNPDHRQFRNYKRIYSLKGFGTQPLEGAKTLVREPDKSAALQQGFEIRSSQIWQPERSGIHRWYSETGEREPETSHIYTHRRNELSSEDFKPPIKTAGSTESVPHSRFMPDTHRKNRKIYTSPLGFQSIQNKIGNEHKKSHWKYAEQNPTIASPIHRVSSARLRSAGGLKVKSSPTSEPRTPNENKPAAMKASLLNSSTSSTVRGKRVKGKHINSKKLNESTSLTSDSGNLAIVRVHKRPAEFKAVTFADVLGSASFSSVRATTQAPVTAADKDYFPNSAAMTKQKEGGGQWTLNADDGVHSRENTSGNPEANAADEVEDFSTVGEQELGFKSREFDSGMKTFDAFLDNEGNGSGIFNQSDVLPTDTTKTQGFSEDLLELDYLRISTGNISFKSVKLSHAEK, from the exons ATGTCAGGCAACATCACTCTCTACTCAAG tCTTCCGTTTGTATCCCTGCTGGTCTGTTCAACTATCATGTTGTTTATCAAGTGTTCAGATGTTGTAAGCG CCAGTCACACAACAACCCAAGCGGAGAACGGAGTGAAGCAAAATATCCTGAGATCACTGTTTACTCCAAACAGCCAACACCGTCCCCTCTCCACTGGTCTGCTGTCAACTGAAACTGGACTCCAACCTGGAACTTATGGTGAAACCGAGAAGAGCAGGGATTCTAGAGAAGCACTGACAATCACTGACCACCAATCAAGCCCtctgcgtttttcaaaaatcagtTACAATCAAAACAGCCCAGATCGCAGACAGCCCCGAACAGGAATAACCAGCGTGCAGAGAGGTCACAGCACAGGTGGAGTGAGGCCAGCAAGCAGCATTTTCACCGATCACTCTCAGCATAGGGGACAAAGCTTTGGGAGGCCACAGTCCGGTTTAAATTACCAGCCTCTCTCTCAGAAGGTAGCCCAAATTGGAAATTCATATAATTCACAACCACTGATCAATAGAAAATCATCTCAAAAAGAAGCCTGTAGTCCCTTTCATCGAAGCTCTTGTTTTTCACAAGTTTGGGACCCCAAAGAAGCTCAGAAATCCTACAATGAAAGAAACGTTCTCAGAAATAACTCTCCAAAATTGGCAGATAAAACATCTTGGCCATTACAGACTGGTGAATATAGAAGCACTTCACTGCCAAGGGAGCATTACAGTGGCTATAAAGAGACGAATAAGCTCTCTGCGGTCAGAGGACAGAGTACATTTAGTGGGATTCAATCAAACAAATTTCTCAGCTTTGCGAATCAAACTGCCTCTAATGCACCATCAATCAGCAACGGGTTGGACGCCTCTGTTATTAAACGCAACCCCAGCCCAGAAAAAGTGACGACATCCATCACAGATTTCTCCCAGGGGCTGAACACAGTGTCTAGCAGTgagacactaaaacacacaaaggtcCATTCATATCTCTTCAAGGACTCCCAGACCTCGTTTGATACAGTCAATACAGTAACAGGTGGTGGGCCAGAAGCCTCAAGTGGACTGAGCAGTTTTACCACAATGCCACCTAAGCTAAGGCCCTCTGATGTACAAGTTTACAGCAGATTCGCTTCAGGTTTTAAACAATTACACAGAAAAGATCCAGTCAAGGAAGACAATGCCGATCCACTGTATCTTAACACCAATGTGGCCCAGGATGGTAGTCAGACGGGCAGTTTTACCAAATATCAACTCATCTCTAGCACGTATCCTCCCGCTCAGCTCTCTTTGCATCCTGCTTCGGGAAAGGGCAGGACTGTAGAAAGTTATGTCCCTATTGGTCATGCAGCTTCAAAGGACCACTATGCCGCTAGCAGCGAGAGATCTTTTGTAGGAAGCCCAGTAAGTACAACTACAAGAGGGTCATTGCATGGTTACAAACCAGGACGATCCACTAAAAGCATCTATGGCATCAGAGGGTTTAAAAATCCTCTGGGGAAGGACCCATCTATTCTCTCCTCCAGTGAAATGACCAACTCCCGACGATACAGCTTTGACAAAGGAAGGGACTATAAGCTTAACATTAGAAATATAAAGTCAAAGTATAGGTttggacagagaggagggtcTACTATGACTACTACACCAGCAAAACTGTACAGGACATCCATAGattatttgccattttcttcTGACTCTTTAGATCTAATCCACACCACAACTGTTTCTACTCCAAGGCTGTTCACATCAGGTTTTAATGACGTTCAGCCTGAAAGGGATGCCAGTACGGACAGCAACCCAGATCACAGACAATTCAGAAACTACAAAAGAATATATAGCCTCAAAGGATTTGGCACTCAACCACTTGAGGGAGCCAAAACTTTAGTTAGAGAACCAGACAAGTCTGCTGCACTCCAGCAAGGTTTTGAAATCAGGAGCTCACAGATCTGGCAGCCCGAACGCAGCGGGATTCACAGATGGTACAGTGAAACAGGTGAAAGAGAGCCAGAAACCAgccatatatacacacacaggcggAATGAGCTAAGCAGTGAAGACTTTAAACCACCTATAAAGACTGCTGGAAGCACTGAATCAGTCCCGCACAGCAGATTTatgcctgacacacacagaaagaaccGCAAAATATATACTTCTCCTCTGGGATTTCAGTCGATTCAAAACAAAATTGGGAATGAACATAAGAAATCCCACTGGAAATACGCTGAGCAAAATCCAACTATAGCATCACCAATTCACAGAGTCTCTTCAGCTCGTCTCCGATCAGCAGGGGGCCTCAAAGTTAAATCCAGCCCAACATCTGAGCCAAGAACGCCCAACGAAAACAAACCTGCTGCGATGAAGGCGAGTCTGCTCAACAGTTCCACCAGCAGCACGGTGAGAGGGAAACGCgtgaaaggaaaacacattaACAGCAAAAAGCTCAATGAATCTACTTCACTGACCAGTGATAGTGGAAATTTAGCCATTGTCAGGGTGCACAAGCGCCCCGCCGAGTTCAAAGCTGTCACATTTGCTGATGTTCTTGGAAGTGCTTCATTCAGTAGTGTCAGAGCTACAACCCAGGCACCGGTCACAGCCGCTGATAAGGATTATTTTCCAAATAGCGCAGCTATGACCAAGCAGAAAGAAGGGGGGGGTCAATGGACCTTAAACGCAGATGATGGAGTGCATAGTAGGGAAAACACCAGCGGAAATCCTGAAGCAAATGCTGCAGATGAGGTGGAAGATTTCAGTACTGTTGGGGAACAGGAGCTGGGTTTTAAGAGCAGAGAATTTGACAGTGGAATGAAAACATTCGATGCTTTCTTGGATAACGAAGGAAACGGAAGTGGGATCTTTAATCAGTCTGATGTTTTGCCAACTGATACCACAAAGACTCAGGGATTTAGTGAAGATTTGTTAGAGCTAGATTACCTGCGAATATCAACCGGGAACATCTCCTTCAAATCAGTGAAACTGTCCCATGCTGAGAAATGA
- the si:ch73-335l21.4 gene encoding E3 ubiquitin-protein ligase-like isoform X1 produces the protein MAVDFTRTWRCIAGRNEPHQKGGMYSELECGICYRTYNAGRRCPRELHCKHSFCESCLLALSRPLAPGEARPGADRLIACPLCRQTTSVSGEGTMRAALRVDRCVLGRLLAAGGLDREEEEEDDEPEEEDGRAPDGCDEDDEGATLPDARGEEGGSSAGSGGGKLRRTWKKVWRKVSGKNLRQSGGETDCMTNDDLRNLAMMSCYMF, from the exons ATGGCTGTTGACTTCACTCGAACCTGGAGGTGCATCGCTGGAAGAAACGAGCCACATCAAAAAGGCGGGATGTATTCGGAGCTAGAGTGCGGAATTTGTTACCGGACCTACAACGCGGGTCGGCGGTGTCCCCGGGAGCTCCACTGCAAACACAGCTTCTGTGAGAGCTGCCTCCTGGCTCTTTCCCGGCCCCTGGCACCCGGCGAGGCGCGCCCGGGAGCTGACAGATTAATCGCCTGCCCGCTGTGCCGACAAACCACATCCGTCTCCGGCGAGGGGACGATGAGAGCCGCGCTCAGGGTGGACCGGTGTGTCCTGGGGCGGCTGCTGGCCGCGGGAGGCCTCGaccgagaggaggaggaggaagacgacgAGCCGGAGGAAGAGGACGGTCGGGCTCCGGACGGCTGCGACGAGGACGACGAGGGAGCGACGCTTCCCGACGCCCGAGGCGAGGAGGGGGGCTCCTCCGCAGGCTCCGGAGGTGGGAAGCTCCGGCGGACGTGGAAGAAGGTTTGGCGGAAGGTTAGCGGGAAGAACCTCCGGCAGAGCGGCGGGGAAA CAGACTGTATGACCAATGATGACTTGAGGAACCTCGCCATGATGTCCTGCTACATGTTTTGA
- the si:ch73-335l21.4 gene encoding E3 ubiquitin-protein ligase-like isoform X2, translating to MAVDFTRTWRCIAGRNEPHQKGGMYSELECGICYRTYNAGRRCPRELHCKHSFCESCLLALSRPLAPGEARPGADRLIACPLCRQTTSVSGEGTMRAALRVDRCVLGRLLAAGGLDREEEEEDDEPEEEDGRAPDGCDEDDEGATLPDARGEEGGSSAGSGGGKLRRTWKKVWRKVSGKNLRQSGGENCMTNDDLRNLAMMSCYMF from the exons ATGGCTGTTGACTTCACTCGAACCTGGAGGTGCATCGCTGGAAGAAACGAGCCACATCAAAAAGGCGGGATGTATTCGGAGCTAGAGTGCGGAATTTGTTACCGGACCTACAACGCGGGTCGGCGGTGTCCCCGGGAGCTCCACTGCAAACACAGCTTCTGTGAGAGCTGCCTCCTGGCTCTTTCCCGGCCCCTGGCACCCGGCGAGGCGCGCCCGGGAGCTGACAGATTAATCGCCTGCCCGCTGTGCCGACAAACCACATCCGTCTCCGGCGAGGGGACGATGAGAGCCGCGCTCAGGGTGGACCGGTGTGTCCTGGGGCGGCTGCTGGCCGCGGGAGGCCTCGaccgagaggaggaggaggaagacgacgAGCCGGAGGAAGAGGACGGTCGGGCTCCGGACGGCTGCGACGAGGACGACGAGGGAGCGACGCTTCCCGACGCCCGAGGCGAGGAGGGGGGCTCCTCCGCAGGCTCCGGAGGTGGGAAGCTCCGGCGGACGTGGAAGAAGGTTTGGCGGAAGGTTAGCGGGAAGAACCTCCGGCAGAGCGGCGGGGAAA ACTGTATGACCAATGATGACTTGAGGAACCTCGCCATGATGTCCTGCTACATGTTTTGA